One genomic region from Halococcus qingdaonensis encodes:
- the sufB gene encoding Fe-S cluster assembly protein SufB, producing MSSDQDHLRETDSEKRFEFKKEQNAAFAAEKGELDEETIRLISEDKDEPEWMLERRLRALRQFHAMPMPTDWPSQPDLSEVDVEEIVPYIRPDVDMRGSVDDWTELPEEIQDTFDKLGIPEAEKNALSGVGAQYESEVVYQNMQERWEEKGVIFCNMDKAVQDHPELVKEHFMTSCVPPSDNKFAALHGAIWSGGSFVYVPEGVTVEMPIQAYFRMNSEGMGQFEHTLIIAEEGSEVHYIEGCSAPQYSKFNLHSGGVEVFVGEDAHVQYSTVQNWSKNTYNLNTKRAICESEGTMEWISGSMGSKATMLYPSTILKGRGATDNHITIAFAGEGQDIDTGAKVYHNAPRTKSTIESKSISKDGGRTNYRGLIHISDGAENSSTSVECDALMFDNESTSDTMPYMEIEESKVDVAHEATVGKIGDEDVFYLQSRGLDDDDAKQMIVAGFIEPITEELPIEYAVELNRLIELEMEGSLG from the coding sequence ATGAGTTCAGACCAAGACCACCTACGAGAGACCGACTCGGAGAAGCGCTTCGAGTTCAAGAAAGAACAGAACGCCGCGTTCGCGGCCGAGAAGGGTGAGCTGGACGAGGAGACCATCCGGCTCATCTCCGAGGACAAGGACGAGCCCGAGTGGATGCTCGAGCGACGGCTCCGTGCGCTCCGGCAGTTCCACGCGATGCCGATGCCGACCGACTGGCCGAGCCAGCCCGATCTGAGCGAGGTCGACGTCGAGGAGATCGTCCCGTACATCCGCCCGGACGTCGACATGCGCGGCAGCGTCGACGACTGGACCGAGCTGCCGGAGGAGATCCAGGACACCTTCGACAAGCTCGGCATCCCCGAGGCCGAGAAGAACGCGCTCTCGGGCGTCGGTGCCCAGTACGAATCGGAGGTCGTCTACCAGAACATGCAGGAGCGTTGGGAGGAGAAGGGCGTCATCTTCTGCAACATGGACAAGGCGGTGCAGGACCATCCCGAGCTCGTCAAGGAGCACTTCATGACGAGCTGCGTGCCGCCGTCGGACAACAAGTTCGCGGCGCTACACGGTGCGATCTGGTCGGGTGGCTCGTTCGTCTACGTCCCCGAGGGCGTCACCGTCGAGATGCCGATCCAGGCGTACTTCCGGATGAATTCGGAGGGAATGGGCCAGTTCGAGCACACGCTCATCATCGCCGAAGAGGGATCGGAGGTCCACTACATCGAGGGCTGTTCCGCACCGCAGTACTCGAAGTTCAACCTCCACTCCGGCGGTGTCGAGGTCTTCGTCGGCGAGGACGCCCACGTCCAGTATTCGACGGTGCAGAACTGGTCGAAGAACACCTACAACCTCAACACCAAGCGCGCGATCTGTGAATCCGAGGGGACGATGGAGTGGATCTCGGGATCGATGGGGTCGAAGGCCACGATGCTCTACCCCTCGACGATCCTGAAGGGTCGCGGTGCGACCGACAACCACATCACGATCGCCTTCGCGGGCGAGGGCCAGGACATCGACACCGGTGCGAAGGTCTACCACAACGCGCCCCGGACCAAATCGACGATCGAGTCGAAGTCGATCAGCAAGGACGGCGGTCGCACGAACTACCGCGGTCTGATCCACATCTCCGACGGCGCGGAGAACTCTAGCACCTCCGTGGAGTGTGACGCGCTGATGTTCGACAACGAGTCGACCTCCGATACGATGCCGTACATGGAGATCGAGGAGTCGAAGGTCGACGTCGCTCACGAGGCCACGGTGGGGAAGATCGGCGACGAGGACGTCTTCTACCTCCAGTCGCGCGGACTGGACGACGACGACGCCAAACAGATGATCGTCGCCGGCTTCATCGAGCCAATCACCGAGGAGCTGCCGATCGAATACGCCGTCGAGCTCAACCGACTGATCGAGCTCGAGATGGAAGGGAGCCTCGGGTAA
- a CDS encoding ABC transporter ATP-binding protein, giving the protein MARLELDDLHAEVAEGGEKILDGVDLEVRSGEIHALMGPNGSGKSTTAKVIAGHPAYEVTGGAVRIHLDEDEFDGIEIPDEMRTWDLLDLEPNERAALGVFLGFQYPAEIEGVTMVNFLRTALNAKLDEREELFEDDEGEAEEADDEDAGYETSPMEGDIDEGEVGVAEFQEIMSEKMEQLDMDAEFAQRYLNAGFSGGEKKQNEVLQAAILEPSIAVLDEIDSGLDIDRLQDVSTGINALRDEQGAGILQITHYQRILDYVEPDHVHIMLDGQIAKSGDADLARKLEDEGYDWVREETYETA; this is encoded by the coding sequence ATGGCACGTTTAGAACTCGATGACCTCCACGCAGAGGTCGCAGAGGGCGGCGAGAAGATCCTCGACGGAGTGGACCTGGAAGTCCGGTCGGGCGAGATCCACGCACTGATGGGGCCGAACGGCTCGGGCAAATCGACCACCGCGAAGGTCATCGCGGGGCATCCAGCCTACGAGGTCACCGGGGGTGCGGTGCGCATCCATCTCGACGAGGACGAATTCGACGGTATCGAGATCCCCGACGAGATGCGTACCTGGGACCTGCTCGATCTCGAACCGAACGAGCGCGCGGCGCTCGGCGTCTTCCTCGGTTTCCAGTATCCCGCCGAGATCGAGGGCGTCACGATGGTGAACTTCCTGCGCACGGCGCTCAACGCCAAGCTCGACGAGCGCGAGGAGCTGTTCGAGGACGACGAGGGCGAGGCCGAAGAGGCCGACGACGAGGACGCAGGCTACGAGACCTCGCCGATGGAGGGTGACATCGACGAGGGTGAGGTCGGCGTCGCGGAGTTCCAGGAGATCATGTCCGAGAAGATGGAGCAGCTGGACATGGACGCAGAGTTCGCCCAGCGCTACCTGAACGCGGGCTTCTCCGGCGGCGAGAAGAAACAGAACGAGGTGCTCCAGGCCGCAATCTTGGAGCCGTCGATCGCGGTGCTCGACGAGATCGACTCGGGGCTCGACATCGACCGCCTGCAGGACGTCTCGACGGGCATCAACGCACTGCGCGACGAGCAGGGCGCGGGCATCCTCCAGATCACGCACTACCAGCGCATTCTGGATTACGTCGAGCCCGATCACGTCCACATCATGCTCGACGGCCAGATCGCCAAGAGCGGCGATGCCGATCTCGCCCGCAAACTCGAGGACGAGGGCTACGACTGGGTTCGCGAGGAAACCTACGAGACAGCCTGA
- the sufD gene encoding Fe-S cluster assembly protein SufD, with the protein MSAQLHANLTEAQVREISESLDEPEWLLETRLDALDALDELDMPDVIRTPGRNWTNLYDLDFAGFVDPLNAAEEKDQVGPDEVEVMSITEALDEREELVREKFGSVVDPTENYLTALSTALFSTGTVVYVPDGVDAEDVTVRTRMNSRSLFNYTLVVAGESSSVTILERQTTGEDVDGERYYSGLVEIDADENSNVQYGSLQNVDQETYTYSLKRGHADTYGTIDWIEGNVGSRLTKSSVETRLLGEGAESQIVGAFFGHDDQHFDVASRVWHEAEHTTADLVTRGVLDDEARSVYEGVQDVGSAAWNTNSYQRENTLMLSDESEADASPKLIINNHDTEASHSATVGQVDQQDLFYMTSRGVSPRAARNMLVEGFFVPVLDEIAVEEFRDDLDELVAARLRE; encoded by the coding sequence ATGAGTGCACAGCTCCACGCGAACCTCACGGAAGCACAGGTTCGCGAGATATCCGAGAGCCTCGACGAGCCGGAGTGGCTGCTCGAAACGCGCCTCGACGCGCTCGACGCACTTGACGAGCTCGACATGCCCGACGTCATCCGGACGCCGGGGCGTAACTGGACGAACCTCTACGATCTCGATTTCGCGGGGTTCGTCGATCCGCTCAACGCGGCCGAGGAGAAGGACCAGGTCGGTCCCGACGAGGTCGAGGTCATGTCGATCACCGAGGCGCTCGACGAGCGCGAGGAGCTCGTCCGTGAGAAATTCGGCTCGGTCGTCGATCCGACGGAGAACTATCTGACGGCGCTGTCGACCGCGCTATTCTCGACCGGCACGGTCGTCTACGTCCCCGACGGCGTCGACGCCGAGGACGTCACCGTCCGGACGCGGATGAACTCGCGGTCGCTGTTCAACTACACGCTGGTCGTCGCCGGCGAGTCGAGTTCGGTGACGATCCTCGAACGCCAGACCACGGGCGAGGACGTGGACGGCGAGCGCTACTACTCGGGACTCGTCGAGATCGACGCCGACGAGAACTCGAACGTTCAGTACGGCTCGCTCCAGAACGTCGATCAGGAGACGTACACCTACTCGCTCAAGCGTGGCCACGCAGACACCTACGGCACGATCGACTGGATCGAGGGCAACGTCGGCTCGCGACTCACCAAATCGTCGGTCGAGACGCGACTGCTCGGCGAAGGTGCCGAATCGCAGATCGTCGGGGCCTTCTTCGGCCACGACGACCAGCACTTCGACGTCGCCTCGCGCGTGTGGCACGAAGCCGAGCACACGACCGCCGATCTCGTGACGCGGGGCGTGCTCGACGACGAGGCACGCTCGGTCTACGAGGGCGTTCAGGACGTGGGTTCGGCGGCCTGGAACACCAACTCCTACCAGCGCGAGAACACGCTGATGCTGAGCGACGAATCGGAGGCCGACGCCTCGCCGAAGCTCATCATCAACAACCACGACACCGAGGCGAGCCACTCTGCAACGGTCGGACAGGTCGATCAGCAGGACCTGTTCTACATGACCTCGCGCGGGGTCTCGCCGCGGGCGGCGCGGAACATGCTCGTCGAGGGCTTCTTCGTGCCGGTGCTCGACGAGATCGCCGTCGAGGAGTTCCGCGACGATCTCGACGAGCTCGTGGCGGCGCGCCTGCGGGAGTAA